TACATTATCTTTAGTTGCAGCGGCTTTTTTAGCTATTTTATACCCCTCTGTTATTATATTCCTTAGTTCTTCTTTTGATATATCCATTGTTAAGGTGTTTGCCGAAAAAGTATTTGTCCTAATAAATTTAGCTCCCGCATCTATATACTCCTTATGAATATTAAATATGACTTTAGGATTATTTAAATTTGCAAATTCACAAAAATTATTATAATCCCCTGTAATTTTAGAATAATATGTTCCCATTGCACCATCTGTAACTAAAATATTGTTCTTTATGTATTCACGTATCAATATATTCACCACCTAGATTTTAAAATTATTATATTATATTTTATCATAGATCCATAACTAAAATTAATACTTTTATTTATAAAGTCTTTTTCATACATATACTATTAGTGTTTCCTATATACTGACCATAATTTGATATTATAGTATAACCACACCTCTTATATAAATGAATAGCTTCATTTTGTTTTATTCCTGTTTCCAAAATAGCGTACTTATAATATTTTTCCTTTGCACATTTCTCCAAAGTATTTACTACTAACTTACCTAACCCATTACCTCGTTCCTTTTTATCAATAAAAATACGCTTTAATTCAACAGTTTTATCTTTATATTCCTTATATGCACCACATCCAACAGGAACATTGTCCCTATAGATAACCAATACTTGCTTTATATCTTTATTTCTATTATAATCATCATATTGTTTTTGTAAATCCCCATACTTTTCTTTCAAGTCCTCATCTAATAATTTAATGAGGTAGATGAAATCCACATTATCACTGTTTGTTTTCAAAATATTTATATTCATTGTAATTTCATTCTCCAAAAAATAAAAATCAACTTAATTATTATATTATAATTTATTAAATGTAGTCATTTCAACTTTTTCAAAAAAATAAAAAGTAGTATGTACAGCTAACTCTTTATGAATTACTGTATATACTACTTATCTAATCGTCATATAATTAATTGGAGGCGCCACCCAGATTTGAACTGGGGATAAAGGTTTTGCAGACCTCTGCCTTACCACTTGGCTATAGCGCCATAAATATAATGGTGGCCGGACCAGGAATCGAACCAGGGACACGAGGATTTTCAGTCCTCTGCTCTACCGACTGAGCTATCCGGCCAAACATTACCCGGCAATGACCTACTCTCCCACAGAGCCTCCCCTGCAGTACCATTGGCGTTCTGGTTCTTAACCTTCGTGTTCGGTATGGGAACGGGTGTTACAACCATGCTATGATCACCGGATTTATTTAATTATAGAAAGTACTTTATACTTTCAAGATTGCATAGTAATTATTATATATTTACTTATTAATTGGTCAAGCCCTCGACCTATTAGTATCAGTCAGCTTAAAATGTTACCATTCTTACACCTCTGACCTATCACCTGTTGTTCTTACAGGGGTCTTACTAACTTATGTTATGGGAAATCTAATCTTGAGGTGGGCTTCACGCTTAGATGCCTTCAGCGTTTATCCCTTCCCGACATAGCTACCCAGCCGTGCCTTTGGCAAGACAACTGGTACACCAGAGGTCAGTCCATCCCGGTCCTCTCGTACTAAGGACAGCTCCTCTCAAATTTCCTTCGCCCGCGACGGATAGGGACCGAACTGTCTCACGACGTTCTGAACCCAGCTCGCGTGCCGCTTTAATGGGCGAACAGCCCAACCCTTGGGACCTACTTCAGCCCCAGGATGCGACGAGCCGACATCGAGGTGCCAAACCTCCCCGTCGATGTGGACTCTTGGGGGAGATCAGCCTGTTATCCCCGAGGTAGCTTTTATCCGTTGAGCGATGACCCTCCCACGAGGAGTCACCGGATCACTAAGCCCGACTTTCGTCTCTGCTCCACTTGTTTGTGTCGCAGTCAGGCTCCCTTCTGCCTTTGCACTCTACGCGCGGTTTCCAACCGCGCTGAGGGAACCTTTGGGCGCCTCCGTTACTTTTTAGGAGGCGACCGCCCCAGTCAAACTGCCCTCCTAGCTATGTCCCGTGACCAGTTTCATGGCCTCCGGTTAGAACCTCAGTACTGTCAGGGTGGTATCCCAAAGACGACTCCACAATTCCTGACGGAACTGCTTCCAAGTCTCCCACCTATTCTGTACAGACAATACCGAAATTCAATGCTAAGATACAGTAAAGCTCTACGGGGTCTTTCCGTCCAATCGCGGGTAGCAAGCATCTTCACTTGCACTACAATTTCGCCGGATTTGCTGTTGAGACAGTGCCCAAATCATTACGCCATTCGTGCGGGTCGGAACTTACCCGACAAGGAATTTCGCTACCTTAGGACCGTTATAGTTACGGCCGCCGTTTACTGGGGCTTAAGTTCATGCCTTCGCTTGCGCTAAGCATTCCCCTTAACCTTCCAGCACCGGGCAGGCGTCAGCTCCTATACTTCAGCTTTCGCTTTAGCAGAAACCTGTGTTTTTGATAAACAGTTGCTTGGGCCTATTCTCTGCGACCTACTCTCGTAGGCACCCCTTCTCCCGAAGTTACGGGGTCAATTTGCCGAGTTCCTTAACAGCAATTCTTCCGATGGTCTTAGGATTCTCTCCTCACCTACCTGTGTCGGTTTGCGGTACGGGCACAGAGCTCCTGGATAGAGACTTTTCTTGGCAGTATGAAATCAGATATTTCGGTAGTAAACTACCTCACCATTACACCCCAAGCTTAAGGAAGACGGATTTTCCTATCTTCCACTCTCAGTGCTTAGACGTACTTCCAATAACGTACGCATATCCTATCCTTCTGCGTCATCCCATTTCTCATAACGTTACTCTGCGGTATCGGAATATCAACCGATTGTCCATCACCTACGCCTTTCGGCCTCGGCTTAGGTCCCGACTTACCCTGGGCGGACGAACCTTCCCCAGGAAACCTTAGGTTTTCGACCACTAAGATTCTCACTTAGTTCTCGCTACTTATGCCAACATACTCTCTCCTGTACAGTCCACCGCTCCTTTCGGTACGACTTCAGCCCATACAGGATGCTCCTCTACCACTTGTACGAAGTACAAGTTCACAGCTTCGGTGTTAGATTTTAGCCCCGGACATTTTCGGCGCAGGATCTCTTGACTAGTGAGCTATTACGCACTCTTTTAATGAATGGCTGCTTCTGAGCCAACATCCTAGTTGTCTTAGAAATCCCACATCCTTTACCACTTAATCTATACTTTGGGACCTTAGCTGGTGATCTGGGCTGTTTCCCTTTTGACTACGGATCTTATCATTCGCAGTCTGACTACCATGATTCAAGTATCCAGCATTCGGAGTTTGATAGAGTTCGGTAACTGTTGTCAGCCCCTACCTCATTCAGTGCTCTACCTCCGGTACTCATTCATGGCGCTAGCCCTAAAGCTATTTCGAGGAGAACCAGCTATATCCGAGTTCGATTGGAATTTCTCCCCTATCCACAGCTCATCCCATGGTTTTTCAACACCATTGTGGTTCGGGCCTCCACGGAATTTTACTTCCGCTTCACCCTGGCCATGGATAGGTCACCCGGTTTCGGGTCTACAGCATGCAACTATGCGCCCTATTCAGACTTGGTTTCCCTTCGGCTTCGCACCTTAAGTGCTTAACCTTGCTGCATACCGTAACTCGTTGGCTCGTTCTACAAAAAGCACATCATCACACATTAACGTGTTTTGATCGGTTGTGGACACACGGTTTCAGGTTCTATTTCACTCCCCGTCTGGGGTTCTTTTCACCTTTCCCTCACGGTACTGCTTCACTATCGGTCACTAGGTAGTATTTAGCCTTGGGAGGTGGTCCTCCCAGCTTCCCACAAGGTTTCACGTGTCTCGTGGTACTCTGGTACAGATCGGGCTTTTTTCTCTTTTCACCTACAGGACTATTACCTTCTATGGTTTAACTTTCCAGAAATCTTCGGTTAAGATATAAAGCTTTAATGATCTGCCCGCAACCCCGGAAACAAGTTTCCGGTTTGGGCTCTTTCCGTTTCGCTCGCCGCTACTAAGGAAATCGATTTTTCTTTCTCTTCCTCCAGGTACTTAGATGTTTCAGTTCCCTGGGTTTACCTCTATATACCTATGAATTCAGTATACAGTTCATGGGGTTACCCATGAGAGTTTCCTCATTCGGAAATCTTCGGTTCACAGACTATTTGCGTCTACCCGAAGCTTATCGCAGCTTATCACGTCCTTCATCGGCTCCTAGTGCCAAGGCATTCACCATGCGCCCTTTGTAGCTTGACCTTACAAGAATTCATTAATATCTCTGTAGATTATGATGGCTAATTTCGTTCAATACTTCATCAATAAAGCTAACTATAGATTACTATAAGTTTTCTTTATTTCTTTGTATTCCCCGAAATTCCCTCATCATTACTAATATGAGGTATTGAATCCTATACTAAGTAAATATATTTAAATTCAAACAACAAAGAATTAACTTTGCCTTGCTTTAGAGTATTACTCTTAATTACTATGCAATTTTCAAAGTACAAATAGAGAGTTGAACTCTCAAAATTAAACAGAGAACAAAGAACCTTCATGGAAATTACATTTCCATGTCGACTCCTTAGAAAGGAGGTGATCCAGCCGCAGGTTCTCCTACGGCTACCTTGTTACGACTTCACCCCAATCATCAACCCCACCTTCGACCGCTGGTTCCAAAAGGTTACCTCACGGGCTTCGGGTGTTGCCGACTCTCATGGTGTGACGGGCGGTGTGTACAAGACCCGGGAACGTATTCACCGCGACATTCTGATTCGCGATTACTAGCAACTCCGGCTTCATGTAGGCGAGTTTCAGCCTACAATCCGAACTGGGATAGGGTTTTGAGTTTAGCTCCACCTTGCGGTATAGCATCTTTTTGTCCCTACCATTGTAGCACGTGTGTAGCCCTAGACATAAGGGGCATGATGATTTGACGTCATCCCCACCTTCCTCCCGGTTAACCCGGGCAGTCTCACTAGAGTGCTCAACTAAATGTTAGCAACTAATGATAAGGGTTGCGCTCGTTGCGGGACTTAACCCAACATCTCACGACACGAGCTGACGACAACCATGCACCACCTGTCATCCTGTCCCCGAAGGGACTTCATCCATTACGGACTAATTCAGGAGATGTCAAGTCTAGGTAAGGTTCTTCGCGTTGCTTCGAATTAAACCACATGCTCCGCTGCTTGTGCGGGTCCCCGTCAATTCCTTTGAGTTTTAATCTTGCGACCGTACTTCCCAGGCGGAATACTTATTGTGTTAACTGCGGCACAGAAGGAGTCGATACCTCCTACACCTAGTATTCATCGTTTACGGCGTGGACTACCAGGGTATCTAATCCTGTTTGCTCCCCACGCTTTCATGCCTCAGCGTCAGTTACAGTCCAGAAGGCCGCCTTCGCCACTGGTATTCTTCCTAATCTCTACGCATTTCACCGCTACACTAGGAATTCTGCCTTCCTCTCCTGCACTCCAGACATCCAGTTTGAAATGCAGCCCCCAAGTTAAGCCCGGGGATTTCACATCTCACTTAAATATCCGCCTACACATCCTTTACGCCCAGTAAATCCGGACAACGCTTGCCACCTACGTATTACCGCGGCTGCTGGCACGTAGTTAGCCGTGGCTTCCTCCTATGGTACCGTCATTATCGTCCCATAAGACAGAGTTTTACGATCCGAAGACCTTCATCACTCACGCGGCGTTGCTGCATCAGGGTTTCCCCCATTGTGCAA
The Clostridium felsineum DSM 794 DNA segment above includes these coding regions:
- a CDS encoding GNAT family N-acetyltransferase, with protein sequence MNINILKTNSDNVDFIYLIKLLDEDLKEKYGDLQKQYDDYNRNKDIKQVLVIYRDNVPVGCGAYKEYKDKTVELKRIFIDKKERGNGLGKLVVNTLEKCAKEKYYKYAILETGIKQNEAIHLYKRCGYTIISNYGQYIGNTNSICMKKTL